The Leptospira terpstrae serovar Hualin str. LT 11-33 = ATCC 700639 genome includes a region encoding these proteins:
- a CDS encoding APC family permease has protein sequence MELKRSLNTFDSISVLFSSMVGSGIFFTSGYLIKETGNLWIVLLCWIVGGVLALSGSITYAYAARLLPFAGGDYVYLKVAYSPAIAFMSGWSSLLTNFSACVSVLALAFGKYVQILFPEIPVWESSTFTLLGLDLQISSITFIGVLPIVFFSGLNYFGIKSAVRVQNVFAVLKITGLLLFLSLGFSVGNTNWSYLWNSPFPNLMELSFYSKVLIGIVPVSFSYLGWNMITYIAEEVKNPEKTIVRSAITACFLVAGLYFAINLLFVISAPIEDLAGQDGIGAIAFQKLFGVNYSILTTSFIAWVILGSMSAIECTRTSFTVLSQYILYIKMH, from the coding sequence TTGGAATTAAAACGTTCCCTAAATACTTTTGATTCCATTTCCGTCCTATTCTCCTCCATGGTGGGATCAGGAATTTTTTTCACTTCTGGATATTTAATCAAAGAAACAGGAAATCTTTGGATTGTTCTTCTCTGTTGGATTGTCGGTGGAGTCCTTGCTCTCTCTGGATCCATCACTTATGCTTATGCAGCACGTCTTCTTCCCTTTGCTGGGGGAGATTATGTTTATCTAAAGGTTGCCTATTCACCTGCCATTGCCTTTATGAGTGGATGGTCCTCTTTACTTACTAATTTTTCTGCCTGTGTTTCTGTACTGGCACTTGCTTTTGGTAAGTATGTTCAAATTTTGTTTCCTGAAATTCCTGTTTGGGAATCATCCACTTTCACCTTGCTCGGGTTAGATTTACAAATTAGCTCCATTACCTTTATTGGAGTATTGCCCATAGTTTTTTTTAGCGGACTCAATTACTTTGGAATCAAATCAGCGGTTCGAGTGCAAAATGTATTTGCTGTATTAAAAATTACGGGTCTCCTTCTCTTTTTATCACTTGGGTTTTCCGTTGGAAATACCAACTGGTCTTATTTATGGAACTCTCCTTTTCCTAATCTTATGGAGCTTTCCTTTTATTCTAAAGTATTGATTGGGATTGTGCCTGTTTCCTTTTCTTATTTGGGTTGGAATATGATCACTTACATCGCAGAAGAAGTGAAAAATCCTGAGAAAACTATTGTTCGTTCTGCCATCACTGCTTGTTTTCTAGTGGCCGGACTGTATTTTGCAATCAACTTACTTTTTGTGATTTCTGCTCCGATTGAGGATCTTGCAGGACAAGATGGTATTGGAGCTATCGCCTTTCAAAAGTTATTTGGAGTGAATTATTCAATTCTCACCACTAGTTTTATTGCTTGGGTGATATTAGGATCGATGTCTG